The proteins below come from a single Mycolicibacterium sp. TY81 genomic window:
- a CDS encoding UvrD-helicase domain-containing protein, with the protein MDAFDLLGPLPEPATTTVLEASAGTGKTYALAGLVTRYVAEGAATLDQMLLITFSRAATRELRERVRAQLVRTVAALGDPSGDDDDLIRHLADVAPDELVLRRARLRDALSDFDAATIATTHEFCGLVLRSLGIAGDTDSGAQLVESLDDLVGEIVSDLYLTTYGDQRDEPALSFADALDLAKRVVGDPGAQLRPETADPDSVAAQRLSFARAVLEELERRKRRLGVLSFDDLLSRLATALEEPDAPARERMRRRWPIVMVDEFQDTDPVQWQVISRAFVGHSAVVLIGDPKQAIYAFRGGDIVTYLDAARSADQRLTLAENWRSDKVLVDRLQTVLKGAALGDNDIVVHPVEARTECHRLTGAPHNDPFRLRVVARTEFGTPQRRMVPIGQLRPYIAKDLAADISVLLASGAQFDGRPLTAGDIAVIVDSGLDAVPCRDALLDLGIPVVYSGDTDVFASTAAAEWLRLLDAFDTPNRSGVVRAAATTMFFGHRAADLAAGGDELTDQITTTIRQWAGLARDRGIAAVFEAVVSLGLPERVLGHRGGERHMTDLAHVSQLLHETAHRERYHLPALRDWLRRQIKDRGGPAERNRRLDSDAAAVQIMTVWRSKGLQFPVVYLPFGFNRFVKADTVLRFHDTDGTRCLHVGGAGATDRAAAEQAGLAETAGDNVRLTYVALTRAQSQVVAWWAPSRDEQNGGLSRLLRGRRPGATAVPDCVVPQTLSDDDALACFTAWEHAGGPVVEAAEPVTPMTPPAPEAPVDLDVRHFHRSIDTSWRRTSYSALVRVVHDDGQAVTSEPDSALRDDESADVVPEAPPPLSGNVPSPMAQLPAGAAFGSLVHAVLERADPLSGDLTAELAARIDEQAGLWNVEVPTAELASALVPMHDTPLGPLAPGLTLRQIGLRDRLRELDFEMPLGGGQDRPDAARDIRLGDVGLLVSELLPASDPLSAYGARLQAEPLGHQRLHGYLSGSIDAVLRVPGESGHKYLVVDYKTNRLGDFGTENTAADYTAPRLAEAMMHSDYPLQALLYSVVLHRFLRWRLPGYEPARHLGGVAYLFVRGMCGPATPVVDGHPCGVFSWQPPVELVSRLSDLLDRGTAA; encoded by the coding sequence ATGGACGCGTTCGATCTGCTCGGCCCGCTGCCGGAACCGGCGACGACGACGGTGCTGGAGGCCAGCGCCGGCACCGGAAAGACCTATGCCCTCGCCGGTCTGGTGACGCGGTATGTCGCCGAGGGTGCCGCGACGCTGGACCAGATGCTGCTGATCACCTTCAGCCGGGCGGCCACCCGCGAACTGCGCGAACGGGTGCGGGCGCAGTTGGTGAGGACCGTTGCCGCCCTGGGTGATCCGTCCGGGGACGACGACGACCTGATCCGTCACCTGGCGGACGTCGCGCCCGACGAACTGGTGCTGCGCCGGGCCCGGCTGCGCGACGCGCTGTCGGATTTCGACGCCGCGACCATCGCCACCACGCACGAGTTCTGTGGGCTGGTGCTGCGTTCCCTCGGCATCGCCGGCGACACCGATTCGGGCGCGCAGTTGGTGGAGAGCCTCGACGATCTGGTCGGCGAGATCGTCTCCGACCTGTACCTCACGACCTACGGAGACCAGCGCGACGAGCCCGCGCTGAGCTTCGCCGATGCGCTCGATCTGGCCAAGCGCGTCGTCGGCGATCCCGGCGCGCAGCTGCGACCCGAGACCGCCGACCCGGACAGCGTTGCCGCGCAACGCCTCTCGTTCGCGCGGGCGGTGCTCGAGGAGCTCGAACGCCGCAAGCGCCGGCTGGGGGTACTGAGCTTCGACGACCTGCTGAGCCGGCTCGCCACCGCGCTGGAGGAGCCCGACGCACCGGCGCGCGAGCGGATGCGCCGGCGCTGGCCGATCGTCATGGTCGACGAGTTCCAGGACACCGACCCGGTGCAGTGGCAGGTGATCTCGCGGGCCTTCGTCGGGCACAGCGCCGTGGTGCTGATCGGCGACCCGAAGCAGGCCATCTACGCGTTCCGCGGCGGTGACATCGTCACCTACCTGGATGCCGCGCGCAGTGCCGACCAGCGGCTGACGCTGGCCGAGAACTGGCGCAGTGACAAGGTTCTGGTGGACCGGCTGCAGACCGTGCTCAAGGGTGCGGCGCTCGGCGACAACGACATCGTGGTGCACCCCGTCGAGGCCCGCACCGAATGTCATCGGCTCACGGGAGCACCGCACAACGACCCGTTCCGGCTGCGGGTCGTCGCGCGCACGGAGTTCGGGACGCCGCAGCGCCGCATGGTGCCGATCGGCCAGTTGCGGCCGTACATCGCCAAGGATCTCGCCGCCGACATCTCGGTGCTGCTGGCCAGTGGCGCGCAGTTCGACGGCCGGCCGCTGACGGCCGGCGACATCGCGGTGATCGTCGACAGTGGCCTGGACGCCGTCCCCTGCCGGGATGCGCTGCTGGACTTGGGTATTCCGGTGGTGTACTCGGGCGACACCGACGTGTTCGCCTCGACCGCGGCGGCCGAGTGGCTGCGGCTGCTCGATGCCTTCGACACCCCCAACCGCAGCGGTGTGGTGCGGGCCGCCGCGACCACCATGTTCTTCGGCCACCGCGCGGCCGATCTCGCCGCCGGCGGCGACGAGCTGACCGACCAGATCACCACCACCATCCGGCAGTGGGCCGGCCTCGCCCGGGACCGGGGCATCGCGGCGGTGTTCGAGGCGGTGGTGTCGCTGGGTCTGCCCGAGCGGGTACTCGGGCATCGGGGCGGCGAGCGGCACATGACCGACCTGGCGCATGTCAGCCAGCTCCTGCACGAGACCGCCCATCGCGAGCGTTATCACCTGCCGGCCCTGCGGGATTGGTTGCGCCGCCAGATCAAGGACCGCGGCGGCCCGGCCGAACGCAACCGCCGGTTGGACAGCGACGCCGCCGCGGTGCAGATCATGACGGTGTGGCGCAGCAAGGGGCTGCAGTTCCCCGTCGTGTATCTGCCGTTCGGGTTCAACCGGTTCGTCAAGGCCGACACGGTGTTGCGGTTCCACGACACCGACGGCACACGGTGCCTGCACGTCGGCGGTGCCGGGGCCACCGACCGGGCCGCGGCCGAGCAGGCGGGCCTGGCCGAGACCGCCGGTGACAACGTCCGGCTGACCTATGTCGCGCTCACCCGCGCACAGTCACAGGTGGTGGCATGGTGGGCACCGTCGCGGGACGAACAGAACGGTGGCCTCTCGCGGCTGCTGCGGGGCCGCCGGCCCGGCGCCACCGCGGTGCCGGACTGCGTTGTCCCGCAGACACTTTCCGACGACGACGCGCTGGCATGTTTCACCGCGTGGGAGCACGCGGGCGGTCCGGTGGTCGAGGCGGCCGAGCCCGTCACCCCGATGACGCCGCCGGCACCGGAGGCACCGGTGGACCTGGACGTGCGGCATTTCCACCGCAGCATCGACACCTCTTGGCGACGGACGTCGTACTCGGCGCTGGTGCGCGTCGTCCACGACGACGGGCAGGCAGTGACCAGCGAACCGGACAGCGCGCTGCGGGACGACGAATCCGCCGACGTCGTGCCCGAGGCCCCACCGCCACTGTCCGGCAACGTGCCGTCGCCCATGGCGCAGCTGCCCGCGGGCGCCGCCTTCGGCTCGTTGGTGCACGCCGTGCTGGAACGTGCCGACCCGCTGTCCGGAGATCTGACGGCCGAACTCGCGGCCCGGATCGACGAGCAGGCCGGGTTGTGGAACGTCGAAGTGCCCACCGCTGAACTGGCTTCGGCGCTGGTGCCGATGCACGACACCCCGCTCGGCCCGCTGGCGCCGGGCCTGACGCTGCGGCAGATCGGGCTGCGGGACCGGTTGCGGGAACTGGATTTCGAGATGCCGCTGGGCGGCGGCCAGGACCGGCCCGACGCCGCGCGGGACATCCGGCTCGGCGACGTCGGCTTGCTGGTGAGCGAGCTGCTGCCGGCCTCGGATCCGCTGTCGGCCTACGGCGCGCGACTGCAGGCCGAACCGTTGGGACACCAGCGGCTGCACGGCTACCTGTCGGGTTCGATCGACGCGGTGCTGCGGGTTCCGGGCGAGAGCGGCCACAAGTACCTGGTGGTGGACTACAAGACCAACCGGCTGGGCGACTTCGGCACCGAGAACACCGCGGCGGACTACACGGCGCCGCGGCTCGCCGAGGCCATGATGCATTCCGACTACCCGTTGCAGGCATTGCTGTATTCGGTTGTGCTGCATCGGTTCCTGCGGTGGCGGCTGCCCGGCTACGAGCCCGCCCGGCATCTGGGCGGCGTGGCCTATCTGTTCGTCCGGGGCATGTGCGGCCCGGCGACCCCCGTGGTCGACGGTCACCCGTGCGGCGTGTTCAGCTGGCAGCCGCCGGTCGAGCTGGTGAGCCGGCTTTCCGACCTGTTGGACCGAGGGACGGCAGCATGA
- the recD gene encoding exodeoxyribonuclease V subunit alpha, which translates to MDWRQVPAATGLLATFNAAGVLNAADVHVAQRCCALAEETRDVVALAVGLAIRALREGSVCVDLTTVADDIGGDLPWPAPGELIAAVADSPLTGKAIRLDHARLLYLDRYWREEQQVCTDLLALSAQPSRSVDDTELERLFPPPGYAEQRAAAQLALTQPVTVLTGGPGTGKTTTVARLLALLAQAAHPGRLRIALAAPTGKAAARLQEAVSAEVAKLDSADRERLSGLRAVTLHRLLGGRPDSASRFKHHRGNRLPHDVVVVDETSMVSLTLMARLLEAVRPDTRLLLVGDPDQLTSVQAGAVLADLVDGLTDHPSIRIAALHTTHRFGASIGGLAEAIRSGDADEVLTLLRAGDAAIEFIEDPEPAAALRPVLVGHALKVRACALLGAGADGLTAMDEHRLLCAHRDGPYGVRHWNRQVERWITDETGQATWSPWYPGRPLLVTANDYALGIYNGDTGLVAAGPDGVQVYVAGATATQRFSPSRIADVETMYALTIHKSQGSQADEVTVILPPADSRLLTRELFYTAVTRAKKKVRIVGSADEVRAAVQRQALRASGLRDRLRAGT; encoded by the coding sequence ATGGACTGGCGGCAGGTGCCCGCGGCCACCGGGCTGCTGGCGACCTTCAACGCCGCCGGCGTGCTGAACGCCGCCGATGTGCATGTGGCCCAGCGGTGTTGCGCGCTGGCCGAGGAGACGCGCGATGTCGTCGCCCTCGCGGTCGGGCTGGCGATCCGGGCGCTGCGGGAAGGCTCGGTGTGCGTCGACCTCACCACCGTCGCCGACGACATCGGCGGTGACCTGCCCTGGCCGGCACCCGGCGAGCTGATCGCCGCCGTCGCGGATAGTCCGTTGACGGGCAAGGCCATCCGGCTGGACCACGCGCGGTTGCTGTACCTGGACCGTTACTGGCGCGAAGAACAGCAGGTGTGCACCGACCTGCTGGCACTGTCGGCGCAACCGTCGCGGTCGGTCGACGACACCGAACTCGAACGGCTCTTCCCGCCACCGGGTTACGCCGAACAGCGGGCCGCCGCACAACTGGCGCTGACGCAGCCGGTGACGGTGCTGACCGGTGGCCCCGGGACCGGCAAGACGACGACCGTGGCCCGGTTGCTCGCACTGCTGGCGCAGGCCGCGCACCCGGGGCGGCTGCGGATCGCGCTCGCGGCGCCCACCGGAAAGGCTGCCGCCCGGCTGCAGGAGGCCGTCTCGGCCGAGGTGGCCAAACTCGACTCGGCGGACCGGGAACGGCTCAGCGGGCTGCGGGCCGTCACCCTGCACCGGTTGCTCGGCGGGCGGCCCGACAGCGCATCGCGGTTCAAGCACCATCGCGGCAACCGGTTGCCGCACGACGTCGTCGTCGTCGACGAGACGTCGATGGTGTCCCTGACGCTCATGGCCCGGTTGCTCGAGGCTGTTCGCCCCGACACCCGGCTGCTGCTGGTCGGCGACCCCGACCAGTTGACCTCGGTGCAGGCGGGTGCCGTGCTGGCCGATCTGGTCGACGGCCTCACCGACCACCCGTCCATCCGCATCGCGGCGCTGCACACCACACACCGGTTCGGGGCGTCGATCGGCGGGCTGGCCGAAGCGATCCGGTCCGGTGACGCCGACGAGGTACTCACACTCCTGCGGGCCGGTGATGCGGCCATCGAGTTCATCGAGGATCCCGAGCCGGCCGCGGCGCTGCGACCCGTTCTGGTGGGCCACGCGCTGAAGGTACGTGCCTGCGCGCTGCTGGGCGCCGGGGCCGACGGCCTCACGGCCATGGACGAACACCGCCTGCTGTGCGCGCACCGCGACGGGCCCTACGGCGTGCGGCACTGGAATCGTCAGGTGGAGCGCTGGATCACCGACGAGACCGGACAGGCCACCTGGTCGCCGTGGTACCCCGGCCGCCCGCTGCTCGTCACCGCCAACGACTACGCGCTGGGCATCTACAACGGCGACACCGGCCTGGTCGCCGCGGGCCCGGACGGTGTCCAGGTGTACGTCGCGGGTGCGACTGCGACGCAACGGTTCTCGCCGAGCCGGATCGCCGATGTCGAGACCATGTACGCGTTGACCATCCACAAGAGCCAGGGCTCGCAGGCCGACGAGGTGACGGTGATCCTGCCGCCGGCCGACTCCCGGTTGCTGACCCGCGAGCTGTTCTACACCGCGGTCACGCGCGCGAAGAAGAAGGTGCGCATCGTCGGGTCGGCCGACGAGGTGCGGGCCGCGGTGCAGCGGCAGGCGCTGCGCGCGTCGGGCCTGCGGGACCGGCTGCGGGCCGGTACCTAG
- a CDS encoding carboxymuconolactone decarboxylase family protein — MDTTEPGPAHVHIDKQSPHAYRTLVAVATAVTKTAAEAGLSPALVELINTRVSLINGCPSCLEIHHRRAVKAGVTDKQLATLRAWRDTELFSEHERAALRLAEITTTLPDHDTAEREYARARAVLNDDEISAVIWVATAINAFNRVSILSRHPVRP, encoded by the coding sequence ATGGACACCACCGAACCGGGCCCTGCGCACGTGCACATCGACAAGCAGTCGCCCCACGCCTACCGGACGTTGGTGGCGGTCGCGACCGCGGTCACGAAGACCGCTGCCGAGGCCGGGTTGTCGCCGGCGCTGGTGGAGCTGATCAACACCCGCGTCTCCCTGATCAACGGCTGCCCGTCGTGCCTGGAGATCCATCACCGCCGCGCGGTCAAGGCCGGTGTCACCGACAAACAGCTGGCGACGCTGCGCGCCTGGCGGGACACCGAGCTGTTCTCCGAGCACGAACGCGCCGCGCTACGGCTCGCCGAGATCACCACGACGCTGCCCGACCACGACACCGCCGAGCGCGAATACGCAAGGGCGCGAGCGGTACTGAACGACGACGAGATTTCCGCGGTGATCTGGGTGGCCACCGCGATCAACGCCTTCAACCGGGTGTCGATCCTGAGCCGGCACCCGGTGCGGCCCTAG
- a CDS encoding GNAT family N-acetyltransferase — MLTDKNGEPVEVTQEADRFSIAVDGKPVGLTAFIEHGEQRVFYHTEIDPAFGGRGLASVLIAQALATTRQQGKRIVAICPMVKAYVEKHHDFDDILDPRTPEILRLLPR; from the coding sequence ATGCTCACCGACAAGAACGGCGAACCTGTCGAGGTGACCCAGGAAGCCGACCGATTCAGCATCGCGGTCGACGGAAAGCCCGTGGGGCTGACGGCTTTCATCGAGCACGGCGAGCAGCGGGTTTTCTACCACACCGAGATCGATCCGGCGTTCGGCGGGCGCGGGCTGGCCAGCGTCCTGATCGCTCAGGCGCTGGCGACCACGCGGCAGCAGGGCAAGCGCATCGTGGCGATCTGCCCGATGGTCAAGGCGTACGTCGAGAAGCACCACGACTTCGACGACATCCTCGATCCGCGGACGCCGGAGATTCTGCGGCTGCTGCCGCGCTAG
- the usfY gene encoding protein UsfY, translating to MKGAHHDPVDHSRTTQPHAGESFIDTLWLPGLGLIALGIVTIAGFVFATAFGHTGLELPLGLIAGALVTAGALVITFEHLRVKRVEERWLAEHPERRLHAG from the coding sequence ATGAAGGGCGCACACCATGATCCGGTGGATCATTCCCGAACCACCCAGCCGCATGCCGGTGAATCCTTCATCGACACGTTGTGGCTGCCTGGCCTGGGCCTGATCGCACTGGGCATCGTCACCATCGCCGGCTTCGTCTTCGCAACCGCGTTCGGTCACACGGGGCTCGAGCTACCGCTCGGCCTCATCGCCGGCGCGCTGGTCACCGCGGGAGCGCTCGTCATCACGTTCGAGCACCTGCGGGTCAAGCGAGTCGAGGAACGGTGGCTGGCCGAACATCCCGAACGGCGTCTGCACGCGGGCTGA
- a CDS encoding Ig-like domain-containing protein has protein sequence MLTSSRRVRGAWLAAALAVLAVLGGTVVSSTSRCQEGCKVVAASRDLSVSQPAAPEPAVVRVSPAGGAKNVSPAAPVNVTAASGTITAVSMVNGAGKEIPGTLSPDAKTWTPAEQLGYGRKYTMTIEARGPSGMPSRQTSSFTTLDPTYQTAVYLNTVSGAQLQEGGTYGVGVVVTAHFDEKIEDKAAAERNLVVTTNPPVTGSWHWVDDANAHWRPEKYYAPNTTVSVAAKIYGVRLGEDTYGQQDEHVSFRIGNAHVSVADDHTHQVSVFDNGQLVRTMPTSMGMGGTETIGNTVISFWTPPGVYTVMDKANPVIMDSSTFGLPTSSRLGYKETIPWATRISHDGIYLHQLNSTIWAQGKQNTSHGCLNLNSENAKWFYDFSVPGDVVEIKYTGGPPQMLSQNGDWSMPWDQWVRGSALPPPPVTAAPVAAPLPPR, from the coding sequence GTGTTGACCTCATCCCGCCGTGTTCGTGGCGCCTGGCTGGCCGCTGCGTTGGCCGTCCTTGCCGTGCTCGGTGGGACCGTGGTGTCGTCGACGTCGCGCTGCCAGGAAGGTTGCAAGGTGGTCGCCGCGTCGCGCGACCTGTCCGTGTCGCAGCCCGCCGCTCCCGAGCCCGCCGTCGTGCGCGTCTCGCCGGCCGGCGGGGCGAAGAACGTCAGCCCCGCGGCGCCCGTCAACGTCACCGCGGCGAGCGGCACGATCACCGCCGTGTCGATGGTCAACGGCGCCGGAAAAGAGATTCCCGGGACGCTCTCGCCCGACGCCAAGACCTGGACGCCCGCCGAGCAACTGGGCTACGGCCGCAAGTACACGATGACCATCGAGGCGCGCGGCCCCTCCGGCATGCCGTCGCGGCAGACGTCGAGCTTCACCACGCTGGACCCCACCTACCAGACGGCGGTGTACCTCAACACCGTTTCCGGTGCGCAGCTGCAGGAGGGCGGGACCTACGGCGTCGGCGTCGTGGTCACCGCGCACTTCGACGAGAAGATCGAGGACAAGGCCGCCGCGGAGCGCAACCTCGTCGTCACCACCAACCCGCCGGTTACCGGCTCGTGGCACTGGGTCGACGACGCCAACGCCCATTGGCGGCCGGAGAAGTACTACGCGCCGAACACCACGGTCAGCGTCGCGGCCAAGATTTACGGCGTCCGGCTGGGCGAGGACACCTACGGCCAGCAGGACGAGCATGTCTCGTTCCGGATCGGCAACGCCCACGTCTCCGTCGCCGACGACCACACCCACCAGGTCAGCGTCTTCGACAACGGCCAACTGGTGCGCACCATGCCGACCTCGATGGGCATGGGCGGCACCGAGACGATCGGCAACACCGTCATCTCGTTCTGGACCCCGCCCGGTGTCTACACCGTGATGGACAAGGCCAACCCGGTGATCATGGACTCGTCGACGTTCGGATTGCCGACCAGTAGCCGCCTCGGCTACAAGGAGACCATCCCGTGGGCCACCCGGATCAGCCATGACGGCATCTACCTGCACCAGCTGAACTCCACCATCTGGGCGCAGGGCAAACAGAACACCTCGCACGGCTGCCTCAACCTGAACAGCGAGAATGCCAAGTGGTTCTACGACTTCTCCGTGCCCGGCGACGTCGTCGAGATCAAGTACACCGGTGGCCCGCCGCAGATGCTGAGCCAGAACGGCGACTGGAGCATGCCGTGGGATCAATGGGTCCGCGGCTCCGCCCTGCCGCCGCCGCCTGTGACCGCGGCGCCCGTCGCGGCCCCGCTGCCGCCGCGCTAG
- the cynS gene encoding cyanase: protein MIHAQFDPTARQLLAATAVEAKTRKDLSWQQIADAAGLSVAFTTAAVLGQHALPEESAKAVGELLGLDDAAVRLLQTIPTRGSIPGGVPTDPTIYRFYEMLQVYGTTLKALVHEQFGDGIISAINFRLDVQKVADPNGGERAVITLDGKYLPTVPF from the coding sequence ATGATCCACGCACAATTCGACCCGACCGCCCGTCAGCTCCTCGCCGCCACGGCCGTCGAAGCCAAGACCCGCAAGGACCTGTCCTGGCAGCAGATCGCCGACGCGGCCGGCCTGTCGGTGGCCTTCACGACGGCCGCCGTCCTCGGCCAGCACGCGCTTCCGGAAGAGTCGGCCAAGGCCGTCGGTGAACTGCTGGGCCTGGACGATGCCGCAGTGCGGTTGCTACAGACCATCCCGACGCGCGGGTCCATCCCCGGTGGCGTGCCCACCGACCCGACCATCTACCGGTTCTACGAAATGCTGCAGGTCTACGGCACCACACTCAAGGCGCTGGTCCACGAGCAGTTCGGTGACGGCATCATCTCCGCCATCAACTTCCGGCTCGATGTGCAGAAGGTTGCTGATCCCAACGGTGGCGAACGAGCCGTCATCACCCTGGATGGCAAGTACCTGCCCACTGTGCCGTTCTGA
- the cynR gene encoding transcriptional regulator CynR yields the protein MAGLELRHLRYLLAVAEHGNFSRAAEELYVSQPTLSQQIKQLETTLGVQLVDRGGRTVRLTDAGAAFAERARSALRELAAAERAIEDVQDLSRGHLRLGITPTFITYLIGPLTAELYARHPGITLTVVEMSQDSIEAGLLADDLDVGIAFVGAPVPGIEFAALFTEHLGLVAGGPRATGLAVPLPVRALDDVQLALLSSDFLTRTHIDTYFAAHHVAPRIIIEANSVQALTEIVQRTPLATVLPDAVTHDHPHLTPVPLDPPIPTRTVAILRRDGGYHSAAASAFVRLTHELVADRGYAPPG from the coding sequence ATGGCTGGACTCGAGCTCCGTCACCTGCGGTATCTCCTCGCCGTTGCCGAACACGGCAATTTTTCCCGCGCCGCCGAGGAGCTATATGTGTCGCAACCCACGCTCTCGCAGCAGATCAAACAGCTGGAAACGACGCTCGGCGTGCAACTCGTCGACCGCGGCGGCCGCACGGTCCGGCTGACGGATGCCGGCGCCGCTTTCGCCGAGCGCGCCCGGAGCGCACTCCGCGAACTGGCCGCCGCCGAGCGGGCCATCGAGGACGTCCAAGACCTCTCCCGCGGGCACCTGCGCCTGGGCATCACCCCGACGTTCATCACTTATCTGATCGGCCCGCTGACGGCCGAGCTGTACGCCCGCCATCCCGGGATCACCCTGACCGTGGTCGAGATGTCCCAGGACAGCATCGAAGCGGGCCTGCTCGCCGACGATCTCGACGTGGGCATCGCGTTCGTCGGCGCTCCCGTTCCCGGCATCGAGTTCGCCGCGCTGTTCACCGAGCACCTCGGCCTCGTGGCCGGTGGGCCGCGGGCCACCGGTCTGGCGGTCCCCCTGCCGGTCCGCGCGCTGGACGATGTCCAGCTGGCGCTGCTCAGCAGTGACTTCCTCACCCGGACCCACATCGACACCTATTTCGCGGCACACCATGTGGCCCCGCGGATCATCATCGAGGCCAACTCCGTCCAGGCCCTCACCGAGATCGTGCAGCGCACGCCGCTGGCGACGGTGCTGCCGGACGCCGTCACCCACGACCATCCGCACCTCACGCCGGTGCCACTGGACCCGCCCATTCCGACCCGGACCGTCGCGATCCTGCGCCGCGACGGCGGCTACCACAGCGCGGCCGCATCCGCGTTCGTGCGGCTCACGCACGAACTCGTCGCAGATCGCGGCTATGCACCGCCCGGGTGA
- the arr gene encoding NAD(+)--rifampin ADP-ribosyltransferase: protein MGDVMTNTPKPFEVHESGALLHGTKADLAVGDLLQPGWESNYETGRVSNHVYVTRTLDAAAWGAELAAGDGRCRIYIVEPLGELEDDPNVTDKKLPGNPTHSYRTREPVRIVGELTDWVGHSPEQIQAMRDGLADLQRRGLAVIYD from the coding sequence ATGGGGGATGTCATGACGAACACGCCGAAGCCTTTTGAAGTGCATGAGTCGGGCGCGCTGCTGCACGGCACCAAGGCCGACCTCGCGGTGGGTGATCTGCTGCAGCCCGGGTGGGAATCGAACTACGAGACCGGCCGCGTCTCGAACCACGTCTACGTCACGCGGACACTGGACGCCGCGGCCTGGGGAGCCGAACTCGCGGCCGGCGACGGTCGCTGCCGCATCTACATCGTCGAGCCGCTGGGCGAGCTGGAGGACGACCCCAACGTGACGGACAAGAAACTGCCGGGCAACCCGACGCACTCCTACCGCACCCGCGAGCCGGTTCGCATCGTCGGTGAACTCACCGATTGGGTCGGGCATTCACCGGAGCAGATTCAGGCGATGCGCGACGGCCTGGCCGACCTCCAACGCCGGGGCCTTGCCGTCATCTACGACTGA
- a CDS encoding helix-turn-helix transcriptional regulator yields MTTYETADPWGALADRTRRTIFKRLAAGPLAVGELAEGLPVSRPAVSQHLKVLRCAGLVTDRQVGTRRIYQVDPRGVAALRAELDVFWDKTLTAFKQLADDEGKHS; encoded by the coding sequence GTGACTACTTACGAAACGGCCGACCCCTGGGGTGCTCTCGCCGACCGCACCCGGCGGACGATCTTCAAACGATTGGCCGCCGGGCCGCTCGCGGTCGGCGAGCTCGCCGAGGGACTGCCGGTCAGCCGGCCGGCGGTGTCCCAGCACCTCAAGGTGCTGCGTTGCGCCGGCCTGGTGACCGATCGGCAGGTCGGCACCCGGCGCATCTACCAAGTCGACCCCCGTGGCGTCGCGGCCCTGCGGGCCGAACTCGACGTGTTCTGGGACAAGACCTTGACGGCGTTCAAACAGCTGGCCGACGACGAAGGGAAACATTCATGA
- a CDS encoding SRPBCC family protein yields MTEVAPIRKSVVVEAPVDRAFALFVGRFDAIKPRDHNLLAVPIAETVFETHVGGHIYDVGTDGSTCRWARVLAYEPPKLVVFSWDIGPTWQVESDPDKTSEVEVRFTAEADGRTRVDLEHRHLERHGAGWRSVADGVDGEAGWPLYLNRYHDIVAAEA; encoded by the coding sequence ATGACCGAGGTGGCACCGATCCGCAAGAGCGTCGTCGTCGAGGCGCCGGTCGACAGGGCGTTCGCGTTGTTCGTCGGCCGCTTCGACGCCATCAAACCCCGCGACCACAACCTGCTGGCAGTCCCGATCGCGGAGACGGTCTTCGAAACCCATGTGGGCGGCCACATCTACGACGTGGGCACCGACGGCAGCACGTGCCGGTGGGCACGCGTGCTGGCCTACGAGCCGCCCAAGCTCGTGGTCTTCTCGTGGGACATCGGGCCGACATGGCAGGTCGAATCCGACCCCGACAAAACCAGCGAGGTCGAAGTGCGGTTCACCGCCGAAGCCGACGGGCGGACGCGCGTCGATCTGGAGCACCGGCATCTGGAACGCCACGGCGCCGGCTGGCGATCGGTGGCCGACGGTGTCGACGGCGAGGCCGGCTGGCCGCTGTACCTGAACCGGTACCACGACATCGTCGCCGCGGAGGCGTGA